A stretch of the Panicum virgatum strain AP13 chromosome 9N, P.virgatum_v5, whole genome shotgun sequence genome encodes the following:
- the LOC120691936 gene encoding 30S ribosomal protein S21-like, producing the protein MQALARASRGIAAAVRPSAMEAGHGGQLQQQQVRGIVVQVRDGNLDRALSIMERKMRSSGMERLIRARTHHHVKDSEKRVLARKALMQRVRSQELGKKLREILIKKIRGQ; encoded by the exons ATGCAGGCGCTGGCAAGGGCGTCGCGGGggatcgcggcggcggtgcggccgtCGGCGATGGAGGCGGGGCACGGcgggcagctgcagcagcaacaGGTCCGGGGCATCGTGGTGCAGGTGAGGGACGGGAACCTGGACCGGGCGCTGTCGATCATGGAGCGCAAGATGCGGTCCAGCGGCATGGAGCGCCTCATCCGGGCGCGCACCCACCACCACGTCAAGGACTCGGAGAAGCGCGTGCTCGCGCGCAAGGCGCTCATGCAGCGCGTCCGCTCCCAGGAGCTCGGCAAGAAGCTCCGCGAGATCCTCATCAAGAAGATCAG GGGCCAGTGA
- the LOC120692483 gene encoding hepatoma-derived growth factor-related protein 2-like yields AAARREAERRRREEEAAARREAEKAAGAAAIKREAALKAEARGRAVSWEASGGAKERRRGGGQAQGQGNQWVAVAHRAPATAPWPMERRQGAAGKNEMEIGGVRGEKGPDDATPDNAPHGGGTHRVKGKRKGKERLAEALPASSRGGKPAEVVPQPSHGGKPENKSESKAKGKGPGDQAAESSSSDGPGEPADAAILSRSSRGRLRRGKPTGAGGRSAETCAGIAPEKAAGPPPPPPGAKSDGMGKLKPSAPRRADVMAGSDSPGGKKAAPAQAPPPSAADGSSKPTSCGELRKTTEAKPRGLVEGQRRRQVVEAQAVAEVNPRGARCSAGPWRGRGNEATEQHGRVWVPKAAAAAGSSAGAGL; encoded by the coding sequence gccgcggctaggcgggaggcggagaggcggcggcgggaggaggaggccgcggctaggcgggaggcggagaaggcggccGGGGCCGCCGCTATTAAGCGGGAGGCGGCGCTGAAGGCGGAGGCGAGGGGCCGCGCCGTCTCGTGGGAGGCCTCCGGCGGGGCCAAGGAGaggcgtcgcggcggcgggcaaGCGCAAGGGCAGGGGAACCAGTGGGTTGCCGTGGCGCATAGAGCCCCGGCAACGGCTCCGTGGCCGATGGAGCGCCGGCAAGGCGCGGCCGGGAAGAACGAAATGGAGATAGGAGGCGTCCGCGGCGAGAAGGGGCCGGACGATGCCACCCCGGACAATGCCCCCCATGGGGGAGGCACGCACCGGgtgaaggggaagaggaaggggaaggagaggcTGGCCGAAGCGCTTCCTGCTTCATCGCGAGGCGGCAAGCCTGCTGAGGTGGTTCCTCAACCATCGCACGGCGGCAAGCCGGAGAACAAAAGTGAATCCAAGGCGAAGGGGAAGGGTCCCGGAGATCAGGCCGCAGAATCGAGCTCCAGTGACGGGCCAGGTGAGCCGGCCGACGCAGCCATCTTGTCCCGGTCCTCACGAGGCCGATTGCGGCGCGGGAAACCGACGGGCGCTGGTGGCCGCAGCGCAGAGACGTGCGCGGGAATCGCGCCGGAGAAGGcggccggcccgccgccgccgccaccaggcgCCAAGTCGGACGGCATGGGGAAGCTGAAACCCTCGGCTCCCAGGCGCGCCGACGTGATGGCTGGCAGCGATTCGCCGGGCGGGAAGAAGGCGGCTCCGGCCCAGGCGCCGCCCCCCTCTGCCGCCGACGGCAGCAGCAAACCGACGAGCTGTGGCGAGCTCCGCAAGACCACGGAGGCAAAGCCCAGGGGCCTAGTTGaagggcagcgccggcggcaggtGGTGGAGGCTCAGGCCGTGGCCGAGGTGAACCCACGGGGGGCGAGGTGTTCGGCTGGGCCTTGGCGCGGCCGAGGCAATGAGGCCACAGAGCAGCACGGGCGAGTTTGGGTgccaaaggcggcggcggcggccggatcatccgccggcgccgggcttTGA
- the LOC120692482 gene encoding nucleobase-ascorbate transporter LPE1: MPPVKAEDLVPHPVKEQFGGVDYCITSPPPWLTTVFVGFQHYLVMLGTSVLIATILVPLMGGGHAEKAIVIQTIVFLAGVNTFLQVHFGTRLPAVMAGSYTYIYVIAAIAVSPRYLIIIDPLERFVFTMRSLQGSLIIAGVFQAVIGFFGVWRVFIRFLSPLAAAPFVTLSGLGLFYFTFPGVAKCIEVGLPALVLLVLFAEYAAHFFAKGSFVFGRCAVLVTIVIVWVYAEILTAAGAYNERGPVTQFSCRTDRAGIIQGSPWVRFPYPFQWGYPIFFFQDCMAMMAAAFVSLIESTGTLIVVSRYSGATFCPPSVFSRGIGWQGISIILDGMCGTLTGTSASVENAGLLALTRVGSRRVIKISACFMIFFSLFGKFGAVLASIPLPLFSALYCVLFAYSVGAGISLLQYCNLNTLRTKFILSISLFLGLSIPQYFRVYEMFFGFGPVHTHSVAFNVMVNVIFSSPATVAAILAYFLDCTHLYWEASVRKDRGWHWWEKFKSYRHDSRSEEFYALPYGLSKYFPSF; this comes from the exons atgccccCCGTCAAGGCCGAGGACCTGGTGCCGCACCCGGTCAAGGAGCAGTTCGGCGGCGTCGACTACTGCATCACCAGCCCCCCGCCATGGC TGACGACGGTGTTTGTGGGCTTCCAGCACTACCTGGTCATGCTCGGCACCTCCGTCCTCATCGCCACCATCCTCGTCCCGCTCATGGGCGGCGGCCAT GCCGAGAAGGCGATCGTGATCCAGACCATCGTCTTCCTCGCCGGGGTCAACACGTTCCTGCAGGTCCACTTCGGCACGCGGCTCCCCGCGGTGATGGCCGGCTCCTACACCTACATCTACGTGatcgccgccatcgccgtcaGCCCGCGATACTTGATAATCATCGACCCTCTCGAG AGGTTCGTGTTCACGATGAGGTCGCTCCAGGGCTCGCTGATCATCGCCGGCGTCTTCCAGGCCGTCATCGGCTTCTTCGGCGTATGGAGAGTCTTCATAAG GTTCCTGAGCCCCCTGGCGGCGGCCCCCTTCGTGACGCTCTCGGGGCTGGGGCTCTTCTACTTCACCTTCCCCGGG GTCGCCAAATGCATCGAAGTGGGTCTCCCCGCCCTTGTTCTCCTGGTGCTCTTCGCGGAG TACGCCGCCCATTTCTTTGCGAAGGGGAGCTTCGTGTTCGGGCGGTGCGCCGTGCTGGTGACCATCGTGATCGTGTGGGTCTACGCCGAGATCctgacggcggccggcgcctaCAACGAGAGGGGCCCCGTGACGCAGTTCAGCTGCCGCACCGACCGGGCCGGGATCATCCAGGGCTCACCCTG GGTCAGGTTTCCGTACCCGTTCCAGTGGGGGTACCCGATTTTCTTCTTCCAGGATTGCATGGCCATGATGGCTGCTGCTTTTGTGTCGCTTATTGAG TCCACCGGTACCTTGATCGTGGTGTCAAGATACTCAGGCGCAACATTCTGCCCACCTTCAGTGTTCTCACGTGGAATCGGCTGGCAG GGCATATCCATCATACTTGACGGGATGTGCGGTACATTGACAGGCACATCAGCTTCAGT TGAGAATGCAGGTCTGCTGGCATTGACGCGAGTTGGAAGCCGACGAGTTATAAAGATCTCAGCCTGCTTCATGATTTTCTTCTCATTGTTTG GGAAATTTGGGGCAGTTCTTGCATCTATTCCATTGCCACTTTTCTCTGCACTGTACTGTGTCCTCTTTGCTTATTCAG TTGGTGCAGGCATCTCCCTACTTCAGTACTGCAACCTCAACACCCTGAGAACAAAGTTCATACTCAGCATCTCCTTGTTCCTGGGACTGTCCATTCCACAGTACTTCCGAGTCTATGAGATGTTCTTTGGCTTCGGGCCAGTTCACACCCATTCGGTTGCG TTCAATGTGATGGTCAACGTCATCTTCTCCTCGCCAGCGACCGTGGCAGCCATTCTCGCCTACTTTCTGGACTGCACCCACCTGTACTGGGAAGCTAGTGTGAGGAAGGACAGGGGCTGGCACTGGTGGGAGAAGTTCAAGTCCTACAGGCATGACTCTAGGAGCGAGGAGTTCTACGCTCTGCCCTATGGCCTGAGCAAGTACTTCCCCTCGTTTTAG